The sequence below is a genomic window from Coriobacteriia bacterium.
GTGGAGTACTCGCTGAGGCGTGCAGGCTTCGCGGTGGATACGGTTGGCGATGGCGCCCTAGCGCTCAAGGCCGCCGAGCACCTTCGCCCCGACCTCGTGATCCTCGACCTTCTGCTACCCGGTATGGACGGTTATGAGATCACTGAGAAGCTGCGCGACCAGGACAAGGAGACCGCGATCATCATGGTCTCGGCGCTCGATACGGAGCGCGACAAGGTCCGGGGGCTCGACGCAGGCGCCGACGACTACATCACCAAGCCGTTCTCGATGGAGGAGCTTCTGGCTCGCGTGCGCGCAAACCTCAGGCGCGTGCGCACCAGAGAGACGCTCGCGGACGAGCGCGTGATCCAGATAGGCGATCTGCTGATCGAGCCCAAGAGCTTCCGCGTCTCGGTCGCCGGCGACAAGATCCGGCTGCGCCTCAAGGAGTTCCAGCTGCTGGTCGCACTAGCCGAGCGGCCCGGTCAGCTCGCCACTCGGCAGATCTTGGCCGACGAGGTCTGGGGCTACGAGCATCTCCCCTCGTCCCGCACCATCGACGTGCATATCCGTCGCCTGCGGCAGGCCGTGGAAGAGACGTCCGAGTTCATCTTCATCCACACCGTTCATGGCATGGGCTATCGCTTCGAGCCGATCATGAAACGCGCAATCGCCGATCAGAGCGTCTACCGGTAGACCCGGCGGGGGCGAGCCCTACTGCGGAGCCGGTCTCCCTGACGAGATGGCCAAGACGACGGTGGATCCCGCCGGTGCCTTGCTCCCGCTCACGGGCAACTGCGCGACGACCGTTCCCTTGGCGACGTCCGCGCTCGGCTGATCGGTCGTCTCTACGACGAAGCCAGCCGATTCGATTGCCGAGCGTGCTTCAGACTCGGACTTGCCGGTGACGTTCGGAACGCCGACCAGGGCCTCTGGCCCGGTGGATACTTCGATGCCGATGGTTCCACCCTTGGCTGTCTGCGTGCCCGCCGGTGGCATCTGGCCGATTACAACGCCCTTTGCAACCGATGCACTCGACTGGCGGTAGACCTTTGGTGCCAGCCCGGCGGCTTGGATAGAGCTCACCGCGTCGGCCTCAGACCGTCCCGTCACGCTAGGTACGCTGACCGAGGAGGCTGGCGCACCCAGCGAGATGGCGTAGCTGACGGTCGCGCCGGGCGCCGCCGTCGCGCCGGGTGCGGGGCTCTGTATCACGACGTTGCCGTTGGC
It includes:
- a CDS encoding response regulator transcription factor, whose protein sequence is MTNILVVEDDPIIRQTVEYSLRRAGFAVDTVGDGALALKAAEHLRPDLVILDLLLPGMDGYEITEKLRDQDKETAIIMVSALDTERDKVRGLDAGADDYITKPFSMEELLARVRANLRRVRTRETLADERVIQIGDLLIEPKSFRVSVAGDKIRLRLKEFQLLVALAERPGQLATRQILADEVWGYEHLPSSRTIDVHIRRLRQAVEETSEFIFIHTVHGMGYRFEPIMKRAIADQSVYR